The Sorangiineae bacterium MSr11367 genome window below encodes:
- the argF gene encoding ornithine carbamoyltransferase: protein MTTKRDFLQLGDLTRQELDQLFARAAVLKADRRARKTHQTLAGRTLAVLLEKNSTRTRLSFEAAIHQLGGHAITLTPGESQIVRGEPIDDTSRVIARYADAIVFRTSGDDRLRTLARASSVPVINGLSEGGHPVQLLADLFTVIERHGSLEGRKVAWVGDGASNMALSWIEAARIFGFELRIGAPKEYAPPASFLTTVGAGARVHVLTDPREAAQGADVVSTDVWTSMGQEAESAIRLRVLGSYQLDSALLGKAAPSAIVLHCLPAHRGEEITGEVIESPQSAIFDEAENRLHTSKALLELLLA from the coding sequence ATGACGACGAAGCGTGATTTCCTCCAGCTTGGCGATCTGACCCGCCAGGAGCTCGATCAGCTCTTCGCGCGCGCCGCGGTGCTCAAGGCCGATCGACGTGCGCGCAAGACGCACCAGACCTTGGCCGGGCGGACCTTGGCCGTTCTGCTCGAGAAGAACTCCACGCGCACGCGCCTCTCGTTCGAGGCCGCGATCCACCAGCTCGGCGGGCACGCGATCACCTTGACGCCGGGCGAGAGCCAAATCGTCCGCGGCGAGCCGATCGACGATACGTCGCGCGTCATTGCGCGCTACGCCGACGCCATCGTGTTCCGCACCTCCGGCGACGACCGCCTTCGCACCTTGGCGCGCGCCTCGAGCGTGCCGGTGATCAATGGCCTCTCCGAGGGCGGCCACCCCGTGCAGCTTCTGGCCGACCTGTTCACGGTGATCGAGCGCCATGGCTCGCTCGAAGGCCGCAAGGTGGCGTGGGTCGGCGACGGCGCGTCGAACATGGCGCTCTCGTGGATCGAGGCTGCGCGCATTTTCGGCTTCGAGCTGCGCATCGGTGCACCCAAGGAGTACGCCCCGCCGGCGTCGTTCCTCACGACGGTGGGCGCGGGCGCACGCGTTCACGTGCTGACCGATCCGCGCGAAGCGGCGCAGGGCGCCGACGTGGTGTCGACCGACGTGTGGACGAGCATGGGCCAAGAGGCGGAGAGCGCGATTCGGCTTCGTGTGCTCGGCAGCTACCAATTGGACTCGGCGCTGCTCGGCAAAGCGGCTCCGTCCGCCATCGTGCTCCATTGTTTGCCCGCACACCGCGGCGAGGAGATCACGGGCGAGGTCATCGAGAGCCCGCAGTCGGCCATCTTCGACGAGGCGGAGAATCGCCTGCACACGTCGAAGGCGCTGCTCGAGCTTCTGCTCGCTTGA
- a CDS encoding ATP-binding protein, whose amino-acid sequence MTPPGPRQLPFPYGDGRGEGRLLQHVKGEIVDEWKRRVRTAAHELGFIRTEPALARFVPNLIDRIIFAGEEVSGEVLIPSARFIEGCTLAEAVRELSLLRSTMLRVVARAGIKLSSHTIEFVHHEIDQAVAEITTEIHRVASMQRALRDEDEDRMRLALEAAQVGTWEFRPQTGELTWDARCKELWGLPRHREASYEAFVNGIHPEDRTRVDAIVQHTMDPRSGGTYHIEYRAIGLNGGEEKWVSCQGKVFFDEHGRAERFIGTVLDITERRREADFRERFVGMLGHDLRQPLSVVSFASETLSKQGLQRDTGELVRRIARSSDRMDRMIRDLLDFARGRQGGGIPIARKPLDLHELMRHLVDEIATVNPRRKIQLAVDGEGRGHWDPDRITQVFQNLLGNAVTYGKSDEPIFVVMVEEGAHVEVAITNYGPPIPESDRGMIFSPYRRGGRARAAERAPRGLGLGLYIAQEIVRAHGGSIEVTSDRDTGTTFTVLLPRY is encoded by the coding sequence ATGACTCCACCGGGGCCCCGGCAGCTCCCGTTTCCTTACGGAGACGGGCGGGGAGAGGGCAGGCTTCTTCAGCACGTCAAAGGCGAAATCGTCGACGAGTGGAAACGACGCGTTCGCACCGCTGCCCACGAGCTCGGTTTCATCCGCACCGAGCCTGCGCTCGCGCGCTTCGTTCCGAACCTCATCGATCGCATCATCTTCGCGGGGGAGGAAGTCTCGGGCGAGGTGCTCATTCCCAGCGCCCGGTTCATCGAAGGGTGCACCCTCGCCGAAGCCGTCCGCGAGCTCTCGCTTCTCCGCAGCACGATGCTGCGGGTGGTCGCGCGCGCGGGGATCAAGTTGTCGTCGCACACGATCGAATTCGTTCACCACGAGATCGATCAGGCCGTTGCCGAGATCACGACGGAGATCCACCGCGTCGCGAGCATGCAGCGGGCGCTTCGGGATGAAGACGAAGATCGCATGCGGCTCGCGCTGGAGGCCGCGCAAGTCGGCACGTGGGAGTTCCGTCCGCAAACGGGCGAGCTTACCTGGGACGCGCGCTGCAAAGAGCTTTGGGGGCTGCCGCGCCACCGCGAGGCCTCCTACGAGGCCTTCGTCAACGGCATCCACCCCGAGGATCGCACGCGGGTCGACGCCATCGTCCAGCACACGATGGATCCACGCAGCGGTGGCACGTACCACATCGAGTACCGCGCCATCGGTTTGAACGGCGGCGAAGAAAAGTGGGTCTCCTGCCAGGGCAAGGTGTTCTTCGACGAGCACGGTCGCGCGGAGCGATTCATCGGCACGGTGCTCGACATCACCGAGCGGCGTCGCGAAGCCGACTTCCGCGAGCGGTTCGTGGGGATGCTGGGCCACGATCTGCGCCAGCCGCTGTCCGTCGTCAGCTTCGCGTCCGAGACGCTCTCGAAGCAGGGGTTGCAGCGCGACACGGGCGAGTTGGTGCGCCGCATCGCGCGCTCGTCCGATCGCATGGACCGCATGATCCGCGATCTGCTCGACTTCGCCCGCGGGCGACAGGGCGGCGGTATCCCCATTGCGCGCAAGCCGCTCGATTTGCACGAGTTGATGCGGCACCTCGTCGACGAGATCGCAACGGTCAACCCGAGGCGGAAGATCCAGCTGGCCGTCGATGGCGAGGGTCGCGGCCATTGGGATCCCGATCGGATCACACAAGTGTTTCAAAATTTGCTCGGAAACGCCGTCACGTACGGCAAGAGTGACGAGCCCATTTTCGTGGTCATGGTCGAAGAGGGCGCGCACGTCGAAGTGGCCATCACCAACTACGGGCCGCCGATTCCGGAGAGCGACCGCGGCATGATCTTCAGCCCATACCGACGTGGCGGTCGGGCGCGTGCGGCGGAGCGAGCGCCGCGGGGGCTCGGTCTTGGGCTCTACATTGCGCAGGAAATCGTGCGCGCCCACGGCGGCTCCATCGAGGTTACCAGCGATCGCGACACGGGAACCACGTTTACCGTGTTGCTCCCGCGGTATTAG
- a CDS encoding bestrophin — translation MWVERKSSWVGTVLFGGFALPRIWRRVLAVALISVVVTILHREVDVLHYPITPVPFTLIGLALSIFLGFRNSAAYDRFWEGRKLWGALVNTSRSFTRQALTLLEPQEPGDAEEIDAFVRRLVHMLIGYVHALRHHLRDSDPGEMLQETLPPGEYERVSDEDNVPLAILQRMGEMMALARRRNWVHPYHVTIFEQSLVSLTDIQGACERIKSTPIPYSYTVLMHRIVAGYCTLLPFGLDETIGWATPVVVLGISYAFFGLDAIGQEIEQPFGLDINDLSLHAISTNIERNLRRLIGEEQPPPVAAQKGILT, via the coding sequence ATGTGGGTCGAACGCAAGAGCTCCTGGGTCGGTACCGTTCTTTTCGGTGGATTCGCACTGCCTCGCATTTGGCGGCGCGTTCTCGCGGTGGCGCTGATCAGCGTGGTGGTGACGATTCTGCACCGCGAGGTCGACGTCCTGCATTATCCGATCACGCCCGTCCCGTTCACGCTGATCGGGTTGGCGCTCAGCATCTTCCTCGGGTTTCGCAACAGTGCGGCGTACGACCGCTTCTGGGAAGGCCGTAAGCTCTGGGGCGCGTTGGTGAACACGTCGCGCAGCTTCACGCGGCAGGCGCTCACCTTGCTCGAGCCGCAGGAGCCGGGGGATGCAGAGGAGATCGACGCGTTCGTGCGCCGCTTGGTGCACATGCTCATCGGGTACGTGCACGCGCTCCGGCATCATCTGCGCGACTCCGATCCGGGGGAAATGCTGCAAGAGACCCTCCCGCCAGGCGAGTACGAGCGCGTGTCCGACGAGGACAACGTGCCGCTCGCGATCTTGCAGCGCATGGGCGAAATGATGGCCCTTGCCCGCCGTCGAAACTGGGTGCACCCGTACCACGTGACCATCTTCGAGCAGTCGCTGGTCTCGCTCACGGACATCCAGGGCGCGTGCGAGCGCATCAAGTCGACGCCCATCCCGTACTCGTACACGGTGCTCATGCACCGCATCGTCGCGGGCTACTGCACCTTGCTGCCCTTCGGTCTCGACGAGACCATCGGGTGGGCCACGCCCGTGGTGGTGCTGGGCATCTCGTACGCGTTCTTCGGGCTCGATGCCATCGGCCAAGAGATCGAGCAACCCTTCGGGCTCGACATCAACGATCTGTCGCTGCACGCCATCTCGACGAACATCGAGCGCAATTTGCGCCGCCTGATTGGCGAGGAACAGCCCCCGCCGGTGGCGGCACAAAAAGGGATTCTGACCTGA